Proteins from a single region of Coregonus clupeaformis isolate EN_2021a chromosome 35, ASM2061545v1, whole genome shotgun sequence:
- the LOC121551705 gene encoding structural maintenance of chromosomes protein 2: MNMLSQAEERYNDLMKKKRIVENDKSKILQTIEELDQKKKEALNIAWQKVNKDFGSIFSTLLPGADARLAPPEGCGALEGLEFKVALGNTWKENLTELSGGQRSLVALSLILAMLLFKPAPIYILDEVDAALDLSHTQNIGQMLRTHFTHSQFVVVSLKDGMFTNANVLFKTKFVDGVSAVSRTTQAQPDQNQTHKGQRQGPSQRPQARKTHR, translated from the exons atgaacatgctgagtcaagctgaggagagg TATAATGACCtgatgaagaagaagaggatCGTGGAGAATGACAAGTCGAAGATCCTCCAGACCATCGAGGAGCTGGACCAGAAGAAGAAGGAGGCCCTCAACATCGCCTGGCagaag GTGAATAAAGACTTTGGTAGTATCTTCTCCACCCTGCTGCCGGGGGCTGATGCCCGCCTGGCCCCCCCTGAAGGCTGTGGGGCCCTTGAGGGCCTGGAGTTCAAGGTGGCTCTGGGAAACACATGGAAGGAGAACCTCACTGAACTCAGCGGAGGACAGCG GTCTCTGGTAGCCCTGTCTCTGATCCTGGCCATGCTGCTGTTTAAACCAGCTCCTATCTACATATTGGATGAGGTGGATGCTGCCCTGGACCTCTCCCACACGCAGAATATAGGACAGATGCTGAGAACACACTTCACACActcccag TTTGTGGTGGTGTCTCTGAAGGATGGCATGTTCACCAACGCCAACGTTCTGTTCAAGACCAAGTTCGTAGACGGGGTGTCCGCCGTGTCCCGTACCACCCAGGCCCAACCAGACCAGAACCAGACCCACAAGGGACAGCGACAAGGCCCGTCTCAAAGGCCGCAGGCACGAAAAACTCACCGCTAA